One Triticum dicoccoides isolate Atlit2015 ecotype Zavitan chromosome 5B, WEW_v2.0, whole genome shotgun sequence genomic window carries:
- the LOC119312606 gene encoding 50S ribosomal protein L18, chloroplastic-like: MLASPALAGATHSFPAFVSGSRGVHLPCASAPSHSPARRAALVVLAKAKVSTPNADRIARHDRLRKKVSGTTERPRLSVFRSNKHLYAQVIDDTKSCTLASASTMHKALSKELEYSAGPTTEVAQKIGEVIAKSCLEKGITKVVFDRGGFLYHGRIKALADAARENGLEF, encoded by the exons ATGCTAGCCTCGCCGGCGCTCGCCGGCGCCACCCACTCCTTCCCGGCCTTCGTGTCGGGCAGCCGCGGCGTCCACCTCCCGTGCGCCTCCGCGCCCTCGCACTCGCCGGCGCGGCGGGCCGCCCTGGTCGTCCTCGCCAAGGCCAAGGTGTCCACGCCCAATGCCGACCGCATCGCCCGCCACGACCGCCTCCGCAAGAAG GTTAGCGGCACCACGGAGAGGCCAAGACTCAGCGTTTTCCGCTCAAACAAGCATTTGTATGCTCAGGTGATCGACGATACAAAGTCGTGCACTCTGGCTTCAGCCTCAACAATGCACAAAGCTCTTTCAAAGGAGCTTGAGTACTCTGCTGGGCCAACAACT GAAGTGGCACAAAAGATTGGTGAAGTGATTGCCAAGTCCTGCTTGGAGAAAGGAATCACCAAAGTGGTGTTTGACCGAGGGGGTTTCCTCTACCATGGCCGCATCAAAGCTCTAGCCGATGCTGCTAGAGAGAACGGACTTGAGTTCTGA
- the LOC119312607 gene encoding pre-mRNA-splicing factor CWC21-like, which yields MYNGIGLQTARGSGTNGHVQTNKFFIQPRTGGPPPKAPLHSHDDGAAGTRKPNKEILEHDRRRQVELRLVELRDTLEEQGYTEGEIEERVEEARKKAELEAARGGAGGAAPRPGEGFMGMQSHHVAARKEKKLEAMRAALGLDAEVGQKRNAQVDSGELVPGKDGF from the exons ATGTACAACGGCATCGGGCTGCAGACGGCGCGCGGGTCCGGCACGAATGGGCACGTCCAGACCAACAAGTTCTTCATCCAGCCCCGGACCGGCGGCCCGCCGCCCAAGGCGCCGCTCCACAGCCACGACGACGGCGCCGCCGGGACGCGGAAGCCGAACAAGGAGATCCTGGAGCACGACCGGAGGCGGCAGGTGGAGCTGCGGCTGGTCGAGCTGAGGGACACCCTCGAGGAGCAGGGCTACACGGAAGGCGAGATCGAGGAGCGCGTCGAGGAGGCGCGCAAGAAAGCCGAGCTGGAGGCTGCCCGCGGCGGCGCCGGGGGTGCAGCACCGCGTCCGGGCGAAGG GTTCATGGGTATGCAGAGCCACCATGTCGCAGCACGCAAGGAGAAGAAGCTCGAGGCGATGAGGGCTGCTCTTGGGCTAGATGCTGAGGTTGGACAGAAGAGGAACGCTCAAGTAGACAGTGGGGAGCTTGTACCTGGGAAGGATGGGTTCTGA
- the LOC119306648 gene encoding mannan endo-1,4-beta-mannosidase 3-like — protein sequence MRPRPPAIVISLLLLLLLAVPRHGAAAGWGDGGMVRTDGTRFVAGDGDRTVYLSGFNAYWLMEMASDPSRRGGVVSAFRQAAAHGLNLARTWAFSDGGDRPLQSSPGVYHEDMFQGLDFVIAEARRHGIYLLLCLTNNFDDFGGKRQYVQWAREDVAAGAAAHNLTSADDFFNNTLIKSYYKNHVKTVLTRVNTVTGVAYRDDPAIFGWELMNEPRCGAEPTGALVQAWVEEMAPYLKTIDAAHLVTAGLEGFYGDGAHESKDLNPWGIYYGTNFVATHQAAGIDFATIHLYPDVWLWGSTADQQARFFRNWTASHVRDTERHLRKPLLVTEYGKFLWEEGGENATSATQRRDGFLGMVLDAIYESASRGGPLVGGAFWQLLLDGDGMDALKDGYQIVLPEDARAATIISDHSEKMAELSKQDAAEAGRRRTRRSEPRKTGSRDGTSGLFSFRSISLLRSVSSLFGPL from the exons ATGAGGCCACGGCCGCCGGCTATCGtgatcagcctcctcctcctcctactacTCGCGGTGCCGAGGCATGGCGCCGCGGCCGGATGGGGCGACGGCGGCATGGTGCGGACGGACGGCACGCGCTTCGTGGCGGGGGACGGCGACCGGACGGTCTACCTCAGCGGGTTCAACGCGTACTGGCTCATGGAGATGGCGTCCGACCCGTCGCGGAGGGGCGGGGTGGTGTCGGCGTTCCGGCAGGCGGCGGCGCACGGCCTCAACCTCGCGCGCACCTGGGCCTTCAGCGACGGCGGGGACCGCCCGCTGCAGTCCTCGCCGGGCGTCTACCACGAGGACATGTTCCAG GGTCTGgacttcgtcatcgccgaggcgagGCGGCACGGGATatacctcctcctctgcctcaccaACAACTTCGACGACTTCGGCGGCAAGCGGCAGTACGTACAGTGGGCGAGGGAGGacgtcgccgccggcgccgccgcccacAACCTCACCTCCGCCGACGACTTCTTCAACAacaccctcatcaagtcctactacAAGAACCACGTCAAG ACGGTGCTGACGAGGGTGAACACGGTGACCGGCGTGGCGTACAGGGACGACCCGGCCATCTTCGGGTGGGAGCTGATGAACGAGCCCCGGTGCGGCGCCGAGCCCACGGGCGCCCTGGTGCAGGCGTGGGTGGAGGAGATGGCGCCGTACCTGAAGACCATCGACGCCGCCCACCTGGTCACGGCGGGGCTGGAGGGCTTCTACGGCGACGGCGCGCACGAGAGCAAGGACCTCAACCCGTGGGGCATCTACTACGGCACCAACTTCGTGGCCACGCACCAGGCCGCCGGGATCGACTTCGCCACCATCCACCTCTACCCGGACGTCTGGCTCTGGGGCTCCACCGCCGACCAGCAGGCGCGCTTCTTCCGCAACTGGACGGCGTCCCACGTCCGCGACACCGAGCGCCACCTCCGCAAGCCGCTCCTCGTCACCGAGTACGGCAAGTTCCTCTGGGAGGAGGGCGGCGAGAACGCCACGTCCGCCACGCAGAGGAGGGATGGGTTTCTCGGTATGGTGCTTGATGCGATCTACGAGTCGGCGTCGCGGGGCGGGCCGCTCGTCGGCGGCGCCTTCTGGCAGCTGCTACTCGACGGCGACGGCATGGACGCGCTCAAGGACGGGTACCAGATCGTGCTCCCCGAGGACGCCCGCGCCGCCACCATCATCAGCGATCACTCCGAGAAGATGGCCGAGCTCAGCAAGCAGGACGCCGCGGAGGCCGGTCGTCGAAGGACGAGGAGGAGCGAGCCAAGAAAGACTGGCAGCCGGGATGGTACTAGTGGTTTATTTTCGTTTCGTTCCATTTCGTTGTTGAGATCAGTTTCTTCACTGTTTGGTCCCCTGTAG